The Chlorocebus sabaeus isolate Y175 chromosome 6, mChlSab1.0.hap1, whole genome shotgun sequence genome has a segment encoding these proteins:
- the PDE4C gene encoding 3',5'-cyclic-AMP phosphodiesterase 4C isoform X3, giving the protein MPRSSQFKRILNRELTHLSETSRSGNQVSEYISRTFLDQQTEVELPKVTAEEAPQPMSRISGLHGLCHGASLSSATVPRFGVQTDQEEQLAKELEDTNRWGLDVFKVAELSGNRPLTAILFSIFQERDLLKTFQIPADTLATYLLMLEGHYHADVAYHNSLHAADVAQSTHVLLATPALEAVFTDLEILAALFASAIHDVDHPGVSNQFLINTNSELALMYNDASVLENHHLAVGFKLLQAKNCDIFQNLSTKQRLSLRRMVIDMVLATDMSKHMNLLADLKTMVETKKVTSLGVLLLDNYSDRIQVLQNLVHCADLSNPTKPLPLYRQWTDRIMAEFFHQGDRERESGLDISPMCDKHTASVEKSQVGFIDYIAHPLWETWADLVHPDAQDLLDTLEDNREWYQSKIPRSPSDLTNPEWGGPDRFQFELTLEEAEEEEEEEEEDGEETALDKEALELPDTELLSPEAGPDPGDLPLDNQRT; this is encoded by the exons ACCAGCAGActgaggtggagctgcccaaggtgACCGCTGAGGAGGCCCCACAGCCCATGTCCCGGATCAGTGGCCTACATGGGCTCTGCCATGGTGCCAGCCTCTCCTCAGCCACTGTCCCACGCTTTGGGGTCCAGACTGACCAGGAGGAACAGCTGGCCAAG GAGCTAGAAGACACCAACAGGTGGGGACTTGACGTGTTCAAGGTGGCGGAGCTAAGTGGGAACCGACCCCTTACAGCTATCCTATTCAGCATTTTTCAG GAGCGGGACCTGCTGAAGACATTCCAGATCCCAGCAGACACACTGGCCACCTACCTGCTGATGCTGGAGGGTCACTACCATGCCGATGTGGCCTATCACAACAGCCTACATGCTGCCGATGTGGCCCAGTCTACGCATGTGCTGCTGGCTACACCTGCCCTTGAG GCTGTGTTCACAGACTTGGAAATCCTGGCTGCCCTCTTTGCAAGCGCCATCCATGATGTGGACCATCCTGGGGTCTCCAACCAGTTTCTGATTAACACCA ACTCAGAGCTGGCGCTTATGTACAATGATGCCTCCGTGCTGGAGAACCACCACCTGGCTGTGGGCTTCAAGCTGCTGCAGGCAAAGAACTGCGATATCTTCCAGAACCTCAGCACCAAGCAGCGACTGAGTCTGCGCAGGATGGTCATTGACATG GTGCTGGCCACAGACATGTCCAAACACATGAACCTCCTGGCCGACCTCAAGACCATGGTGGAGACCAAGAAGGTGACAAGCCTTGGCGTCCTCCTCCTGGACAACTATTCCGACCGAATCCAG GTTTTGCAGAATCTGGTGCACTGCGCTGACCTGAGCAACCCCACCAAGCCGCTGCCCCTGTACCGCCAGTGGACAGACCGCATCATGGCCGAGTTCTTCCATCAGGGAGACCGCGAGCGTGAGTCGGGCCTGGACATCAGTCCCATGTGTGACAAACACACGGCCTCAGTGGAGAAGTCCCAG GTGGGTTTCATTGACTACATTGCCCACCCACTGTGGGAGACTTGGGCTGACCTGGTCCACCCAGACGCACAGGACCTGCTGGACACGCTGGAGGACAATCGAGAGTGGTACCAGAGCAAGATCCCCCGAAGTCCCTCAGACCTCACCAACCCTGAGTGGGGCGGGCCTGACAGATTCCAGTTTGAGCTGActctggaggaggcagaggaagaggaggaggaggaggaagaggacggGGAAGAGACAGCTTTAGACAAAGAGGCCTTGGAGTTGCCTGACACTGAACTCCTGTCCCCGGAAGCTGGCCCAGACCCTGGGGACTTACCCCTCGACAACCAGAGGACTTAG